The sequence below is a genomic window from Thiomonas intermedia.
CCCAGGCGCCGCAACGCTCCGCCCACGAACACCCGAACGACCGGCGAGGCCACGGCCGACAGAAAGGTGAGCGCACCGGATTGCACCGGGCTCATCCCCAGTCCGAGCTGCAGCATGAGCGGCAGCAAATAGACCGGCCCGTTCATCGCAACGCGGCACAAACCGCCGCCGAGCGTGGCAATGCCGAAGGCGCGTTCGCGCAGCAGGCTCAGATCGACAGCCGGGTGCTCCCGTGAGCGGCTGTGCCGCGAAAACAGGGCCAGCAGCGCCACCGCACCGAGCACCAGCGCGGCCAGGAAGGCTCCGGGCAGGTGGGCGGCGCCCTCCATGGTGAATTGCAGCAGACCGACGGCCAGGCCGAACAGCACGAAGCCGCGCAGATCGAAGGTCGGCGGCGGCGCGGTTTCATCCTCCTGGAGGTAACGCGCGGCCAGCACCATGCCCAGCAGCCCGAAGGGCAGGTTGACGTAGAAAATCCAGCGCCACGACAGCGAGGTCGTGAGATAGCCGCCAAGTAAGGGCCCGATGACCGGGCCGATGATCGCGGGCAGGGTTGCATAGGTCATGGCACGAACCAGCTGCGAACGCGGAAAGCTGCGCAGCAGGATGAGGCGGCCGACCGGCGTCATCATCGCCCCGCCCAGACCCTGCAGCACCCGCATGGCCACGAGCATCGGAAAGCTGTCGGCCACGCCGCACAGCACCGAACCGGCGGTGAACAGACCGAGCGCGGCGACGAACACGCGGCGGCCACCGAAGCGGTCGGCGCACCAGCCGCTGAGCGGGATGAAGACCGCCAGGGTCAGCACATAGGCGCTCACCGCCAGGCTCATCTGCACCACGCTCGCCTGCAGCGAGCGCGCCATGTCGGGAATCGCGGTGGTGACGATGGTGGCGTCGAGCTGCTCCATCAGGAAGGCGATCGCCACGATGATCGCCACCAGGGGCCGCCCCTGCACAGGCGTCTCGTCGGGCGTGGAAGAAGAGGGCGCGGCGCGCACGCGTGGCGGCTCAGACGGGTTCGGGTTCGGCGCGCAGCAGGGCGATGATGGATTGCGTGCGGTCGGTCTCGCCCAGGCGGGGGAAGATGTGCGCGATGCTGTTGTCGTGGGCCTGGGCGTGGCGGTCGGTCATGGCGTCGACCGCAAGCGTGACGTTGAAGCCCAGCTCATAGGCCTGGCGCGCGGTGGATTCGACGCCGATGCTGGTCGCCACACCGGCGAGCACGACCTGGGTCACCTGGGCCGCGCGCAACTGCTTTTCGAGATCGGTGTGGGCGAAAGCGCCCCAGGTGCGCTTGGTCACACGCAGATCGGTGGGCTGAACCCCCAGCTCCGGCAGCAGCGCGGCCCAGTCGGCCGGCAAGGCGCCGGAGCGTCCGGGCTGCTCGGTTCGCCCTGGGGCGAAGCCGTTCACGTTGACGAACACGACCGGCAGCCCCCGGGCCCGAAAGGCCTCGGCAAGCTGTCTGGACTGGCGAACCACGTCCGTCATGGGGTGGGCGGCGGGCATCGCGGCGATGCCGTGCTGCAGGTCGATGACGACGAGGGCGGTGCGGGGATCGAGACAGGTGGCGGGCATGGGAGGCATCCTTCGAGGTATGGGGGGGGTGACGCGCAAAGGCGGTGTCAGCCTTCGCTCAGTTGGCGGATCAGGGGAATGGCGGCCACCAGCGCCGAGCGCTCCTGAGGTGACAGCCGTGTCATCGCCGCCAGCAGCCAGGCGCGTTTGGCCAGACCGCGCTGACGGCGTTCGTCGAGGCCGTGGGGAGTGAGCGCAAACAGAATCTGCCGGCCGTCGGTTGGATGGGGACGGCGTTCGACCAGACCCTCCTGCTCCAGACTGGCGAGCACGGCCCCCATGGATTGCGGCTTCATGGAATCGGCCCGCGCCAGATCGGCCGTGGTCATCGCGCCCTGCTGCTCCAGCCGCGCGAGCGCACTGAGCTGCGAAAGCGATAGCGCATTGGGATTGCCTTGCGCGCGCAGACGCCGCACCAGCTGGCCGACGGCCAGGGTCAGGTCGTCGACGGTGGCGTCGAGATCGGGCGGGGGGACGGGAGGTGAATCCATGGCGTAAATGTAAATCTAAAATGGAAAACTTGCCAGTTTGACTTTCAATATCACCCGACTGATGCGGGGACATGACGCCTGCGCCGGGCCCGACCCTGAAAAACAGCCACAAGACCCTGATGTTTCAGCCGAATTTACAGTGCGCACCAGGCCGAGTCCCTACACTCTTTGGCGTTTTTCTTCGCCCCGCGCGCAGGCCAGCATCGCCCCCCATGGATCAAGCCCATCCCTCCAATCAATCGCGTCGACCGCAGAAAGCGATCTTGGCGCTGAATCTGGCGGGCTACGGTGTGGGCGCGCTCACGATTCTGGGTTACGCCTGGATCGGCCTGTTGCAGCCCATCGTCGCCGCGGCGTATTTCGGCATCGGGGCGCTGGTCAACATCGGGCTGTATGCCTGGATTCAGCGCCTGAGCGACGAAGCGGTTCGCGCCAAGAGCTTTCCCACCTACGTCTTTCTGTTGCTCAATGTCGGCGTGCAGCTGGGCTTCGCGGTCTGGCAGCCGCAGATCGCCTTCTTCGCCATGCTGATCCTGATCGGCATCGTGCCCATCGAGGTGCTGCGCTTCCGTCGCCGCCAGATTGCATTCATGTATGGCCTGATCGCGGTGATGACGCTGATCGCCCTGCTGCTCAGCGACGGGCGCTGGAGCATTCCGAGCGAGGGCTGGCCCCAGAAGGCGCTGCTCTGGGTGGCCTTCACCGAGGCGCTGGCCTTCAGCCTGGCGACGCAGATCGTCAAGGAGCGCTACAGCCGCAAGCTCGTGCAGCACACCGAGAAGATTCGCGACGAGTTCAAGACCTTCCGCACCATCGCGTTTCGAGACGATCTCACCGGGCTGGCCAATCGCCGCGCTTTCATGCAGCAACTCGCCGCCACGCTGGTCAGGCATCCGAGCCAGGCGCTGGCCGTGGGCATGATCGACCTCGACCGCTTCAAGATCGTCAACGACCGGCTGGGGCATGCGGTGGGCGATCAGCTGCTGGCCGAAGTCGGCAAGCGCCTGCGCGGCGTGTTGCGGCAGCACGACTTGTTGGCCCGACTGGGCGGCGACGAGTTCGTGGTGATGCTCACGCACTACACCTCGCTCGACCAGCTCCGCACCGTGGCCGACCGGCTGGTCAAGAGCATGGAGCAGGAGTTCGTGGTGCAGGGCCATGCGCTGCAGATCGGGCTGTCGCTGGGCATCGTCATTCAGCAGCAGGCGCAGCCGGTGGACGCGCTGACCTTGATGCGGCGCGCCGACCTCGCCATGTACGCCGCCAAGGAAAACGGCCGCCAGCAGTTCCGCTTCTTCGATCAGCACATGGAAGACGCGCTGCAGGAGCGCGATCGCAAGCTGAACTGGGTGCTCGAGGCGCTGCGCGACAGGCGCCTGGAGCTGCACTATCAGCCCATACTCTCGTTCGAGCACCGTTCAGCGCCGGACGATGTCGGCATTCGTGGCGCCGAAGCCCTGCTGCGCCTGCGAGACGAGAACGGCGTGCACAGCGCCGCCGCCTTCGAATCCGTGCTCGACGACGAGTTGATCGGCGTGCCGGTCGGGCGCTTCGTGCTGTCGGCAGCCCTGGAGCAGGCGCAGCGCTGGCATGCGCAGGGCCGCGACATCCCGATCAGCATCAACATCAGTCCGCGGCATTTTCTCGATCCGCAATTTCTGTCGGACCTGCGCTCGGCGCTGGAGCGGCACCCGCAGTGTCCGCCCGACCGGCTGATTCTCGAAGTCACCGAGCACGGCTCAGAGCTCGACAGCCGCATGGCCGGCTTTGTCGTCAGCCGCTGCCGCCATCTGGGCGTGCGGGTGGCGCTCGACGACTTCGGCACGGGCAGCGCCAGCCTCACACATCTGCAGCAACTCGAAGTCTCGGCCGTGAAGATCGACCGCAGCTTCACCCGCGACCTGTTCACCAGCGGCGCGGGCCTGAGCATCACCTACGGCCTGCTGCGCACCGCCGCGCTGATGGGGCTGAGCGTCGTCGCCGAGGGCGTGAGCACCCCGCAGCACGCCCTGGCGCTGGCCTCCATGTCGTGCCGGCGCTTTCAGGGCTATGCCATCGCCCGCCCGATGACGGCCGAGGCGATGGAAGCCTGGCTTGCCGATTGGCGCCGCCATCTGCCCTGGGCCGAGCTGCTGGGCCAGCAGGCGCAGCTCTCGCCCGACGCCATCCACGCCCTGGTGCAGCACAACAACACCGCGCTGCACGCCGAACGCGGCACCCTCAACACCGCCGAACGCCGCCAGCTGATGATGACCGACGCCCAGGCCCTGTGCGCACTGGGCCGCTGGTGCCATCACAGCGCCGGCCAGTACAGCAACCGCCCCGGCTTTCTGCGCCTGGTGCGCGAGCATCACGTGTTCCACACCCGGCTGCGCGAAGAACTGGCCGACGCCGGCCCGGACGCCGAGCCGGTCAAGATCAAGACCCTGGGCGAACAGAGCCGCCTCATCCGCCACCAGTTCTGGAACCTCATTCTTCTGGGCGTCGATGCCGCAGCCGACGCCGCGACGGCCTTCGACAGCGCCTTCGACCCCACGCCGACCGAATCCGGCGAGACGGCCTCCGGTCCGACGGCCCTCACCTTGGTGCGCTGAGACCGGCCCCCAGGCCCGGCCGCTTGCAAACAAACGGCGCAACATGGACACTTCGTGCCGACAAGACGCTCCCGCGGCGGCGCCATGCCGCCCAGGCCGAACATGACACAGCGCGCCCCCGATCCCGCACCCGATCCTGCTTCCGCACCGCCAACCTCCCTGCTCACGCGCACCCTTGCAGGCTATGTGCTGTACACAGGGCTGCTGCTCGCCTATGCGGGAATGGGGCTGCTGCCCTGGCTGGCCGCGGTCGGCTACGGCCTGCTCGGCGCGACGGTGAATCTGGCCCTACTCAACGGGATGCTCTACTTCCCCCGGGGTCGCAGCGGCGCCGATGCCTTTCCGGCCACGCTCTACCTCTTGCTCAACGTGGGGCTTCAAGCGCTGTTCTTCGCTTTGCTGCCGCGGGTGGGGGGCCTGTTCGTGCTGCCTTTGATCGCGCTGGTGCCGGTGGCCGCGCTGCATGTGCGGCGCATGCAGATTGCCGCGAGCCTGCTGCTGATGTTGGGTCTCACCGGCGCAGCCATCATGCTGACGCCCGGCCACATCGAATTGCCCATGGACGGCGACGCGCAGCGTGCCCTGGCGTGGGCGGCCCTGCTGGCGGCGCTGGCCTTCGGCGCCACGCTGATGATGACCATCGAGGGCTTCAACCGCCTGCTGATCCAGGACAACCTGCGGCTGAGCAAAGCCTTCAAGGCCCTGCGCCGCTACGCCCTGCGCGACGAGCTCACCGGGCTGGCCAATCGCCGCATCTTTCTCGATCACCTCAACGACCTGATGCGGCGCCACCCCGGCCAGGCCTTGAGCATCGGCCTGATGGACCTCGACCGTTTCAAGTCGGTCAACGATCGTCTCGGCCACGTGATCGGCGACCAGCTGCTCATCGCCGTGGGCCAGCGCCTGCGCGGCGTGCTGCGCGAAGGCGACCTGCTCGCACGCTTCGGTGGCGACGAGTTCGTGGTGCTGCTGCCCGGCTACAGCACCGAGCAGCAGCTCAGTTTCATCGCCAAGCGGCTGGTCGACTGCATCGAGGAGCCGTTCCACATCCAGGGCAACAGTCTGCAGATCGGCCTGTCGCTCGGTCTGGTGGTGCAACAGCACGACGCTCCCGTCGACGCCGAAACCCTGGTACGGCGCGCCGACATGGCCATGTACGCGGCGAAGAAGAACGGGCGGCAGCAATACCGCCTCTTCGACCAGCAGATGGAAGATGCCATGCAGGAGCGGCACCGCAAACTGCAGTGGGTGCAGGCCGCGCTGCGCGACAACCGGCTGGAGCTGCAGTACCAGCCCATCCTCTCCTTCGGATCGGGCGCGGTGCGGATCGACGGCGCCGAAGCGCTGCTGCGCCTGCGCGATAGCGCGGGCCTGCACCGTGCGGCCACCTTCGAGGCCGTGCTCGACGACGACACGCTCAGCGTCGCCGTCGGGCGCTTCGTGCTCGCGACGGCCATGCGCCAGGCCGATGCCTGGTTCGGCGCGGGGCGGCCGCTGCAGATCAGCGTGAACATCAGCCCGCGGCACTTCCTCGATCCACAGTTCCTCTCCGACCTGCGCAGCGTGCTCGCCCAGCACCCGCAGTGCCCGCCCAAGCTGCTCGCCCTGGAGCTGACCGAGCATGGCTCGGAGCTCGACGGCGCGATGGCGCGCTTCATGGTCGCGCAATGCCGCCAGCTTGGCGTGCAGGTCATCCTCGACGATTTCGGCACCGGCAGCGCCAGCCTCATCCACCTGCAGCAGCTCGAAATCACCTCGGTGAAGATCGACCGCAGCTTCACCCACGACCTGTTCACCAGCGGTGCGGGCTTGAGCATTTCCTATGGCCTGCTGCGCATCGCCGAGCTGATGGCGCTGGAGGTGATCGGCGAGGGCGTGAGCTCGGCGCAGCACGCGCTGGCGCTGGCCTCCATGGGATGCCGCCGCTTTCAGGGCTATGCCATCTCGCCGCCGCTGTCGCTTTCCGATTTCGAGATCTGGCTCGCGCATTGGCCCGAGCTCATACCCTGGACTGCCTCGATCGGTCAACAGCCCTCACTGCCGGCCGAGGCGATTCAGGCCCTGGTCTGGCACAACGCCGTGGCCCTGCGCGCGCAGCAAGACACTCTGAGCGACAGCGAGCGGCAACTGCTGCTCAAGCCCAACGCCGCGCTGCATAGCGAACTCGGATTGTGGTGCCAGGCGCACCAATCCTTGTACGGCGACCGTCCCGCCTTCCTGCGACTGATCCGCGAGCTGCACATTTTTCACACCCGCCTGCGCGAACAGCTGTCGACCAAGTCCCCCATCGACCCCGCCCAGGCCGCGCAACTCAAGGCGCATAGCCGGGTCGTGCGGCATCAGTTCTGGAATCTGGTGTTGGTGAGCATTCCATCGGTGGCAGCCAGCGATGGGCGATCCGCCGATCCCACCACGCCAGAGCATGGCGACACGGCCTCGCAGCGGCCCACCGTGCCGGAATGAGGCCCTATTGCCCTATTGATCCGGCACGTTGAAGTTTGAAACGGCACCTCCCCACCCCGACCCTCCCCACAAGTGGAGAGGGAGCAAACACTCCTCCCCCACGGAGTGGGGGAGGCTGGGAGGGGGAGGCCCTTGCATGGCGGGGCCCATGACCCGTTCATATTTCTCCATGCCGGATCAATCGGCCGCCACCACCCGCACCAGCTGCGCCGCGCGTTTGGCCTTCTGCCGCGCGTCGTCGGTCGATTCGGCACGGGCCAGCGCCACGCCCATGCGGCGCTTGACGAAGCTCTCGGGCTTGCCGAACAGGCGAAGATCGGTGCCCGGAATGGCCAAAGCGGCTTCCACGCCTTCATAGCGCACGCCCCGCGCCTCGACGCCGCCGTAGATCACGGCGCTGGCGCCCGCGGTCTTGAGCGACGGGTCCACCGGCAGTCCGAGAATGGCCCTGGCGTGCAGCTCGAACTCGCTCTGCCACTGGGTCATGAGGGTGACCAGTCCGGTGTCGTGCGGGCGCGGGCTGACCTCGCTGAACCAGACCTGATCCCCCTTCACGAAGAGTTCCACGCCGAAAATGCCGCGTCCACCCAGCGCTTCGGTGATGCGGCGAGCCATGTCGCGGCTGCGCTGCAGCGCCACCGGATGCATGGGATGCGGCTGCCAGCTCTCCACATAGTCACCGGCCACCTGCACATGCCCGATGGGCTCGCAGAAGTCGGTGCGCACAGCGCCGTCGCCCCCCACGCTTCTCACCGTGAGCTGGGTGATTTCATAGTCGAAGTTGATGAAACCCTCGACGATCACGCGGCTCTGCGCCACGCGGCCGCCCGACATCGCCGCCTCCCAGGCCGGGCGCACGTCGGCGGGTCCGTCGAGTTTGCTCTGCCCCTTGCCCGAAGAACTCATCACCGGCTTGACCACGCAGGGATAGCCGATGCCGCCGTCGATGGCGGCCTGCAGCTCCTCCAGCGAATCGGCGAAGGCGTAGGGTGAAGTGGCCAGGCCCAGTTCTTCGGCGGCCAGTCGGCGGATGCCTTCTCGGTTCATCGTCAATCGCGCCGCGCGCGCGGTCGGAATGACCGTCACCACGCCCGCGGCCTCCAGCTCTTCGAGTACCGGCGTGGCGATGGCCTCGATCTCCGGCACCACCAGGTGCGGCTTCTCCTGAAGGATGAGCGCGCGCAAGGCCTCGGGGTCGGTCATGCTGAGGGTGCGGGCGTGATGGGCTACCTGCTGCCCCGGCGCGTGGTCGTAGCGATCCACGGCGATGGTTTCCACGCCCAGGCGCTGCAGCGCGATGAGCACTTCCTTGCCCAGTTCGCCCGCGCCCAGCAGCAGCACGCGGGTGGCCGCGCGGGAAAGCGGGGTGCCGATCGTCGTCATCTCAGAAATCTCCCTATCTCTATCCAGAAGGCTAAAAGGCGCTGGCCAGGGCGTTGACCGTCAACGCCAGAATGACCACATTGAAAAAGAACGCTGCCACGCTGTGCAGCAGAACCAGGCGGCGCACATGCCGCCCGGTGATGTTCACGTCCGAGGTCTGAAAGGTCATGCTCAGCACCACGGAGAAATAGAGATAGTCCCAATAATCCGGCACCTGATCGCCCGGAAACTGCAGCGCCGGGTGGCCCGCGCAGCGGGCGGCGTAGTCGCTGTGGGCATACTGCAGCGCGAAAATGACCGAAAAGAACAGCCAGGCCAGCACGATGCTGCT
It includes:
- a CDS encoding MDR family MFS transporter gives rise to the protein MRAAPSSSTPDETPVQGRPLVAIIVAIAFLMEQLDATIVTTAIPDMARSLQASVVQMSLAVSAYVLTLAVFIPLSGWCADRFGGRRVFVAALGLFTAGSVLCGVADSFPMLVAMRVLQGLGGAMMTPVGRLILLRSFPRSQLVRAMTYATLPAIIGPVIGPLLGGYLTTSLSWRWIFYVNLPFGLLGMVLAARYLQEDETAPPPTFDLRGFVLFGLAVGLLQFTMEGAAHLPGAFLAALVLGAVALLALFSRHSRSREHPAVDLSLLRERAFGIATLGGGLCRVAMNGPVYLLPLMLQLGLGMSPVQSGALTFLSAVASPVVRVFVGGALRRLGFRKLLLISALACTATLSSFALIGPDTAHSWIAAAIVFYGLVRSTQFMTSNTLAYADISAPRLSRATSLGGLLQQLTVSFGVSMGAAWLGLLTPHHAVPTLQTFHLTFVLLAVLPVLALPAFVRLQVGDGAIVSGHAATPRRNE
- a CDS encoding isochorismatase family protein, translated to MPATCLDPRTALVVIDLQHGIAAMPAAHPMTDVVRQSRQLAEAFRARGLPVVFVNVNGFAPGRTEQPGRSGALPADWAALLPELGVQPTDLRVTKRTWGAFAHTDLEKQLRAAQVTQVVLAGVATSIGVESTARQAYELGFNVTLAVDAMTDRHAQAHDNSIAHIFPRLGETDRTQSIIALLRAEPEPV
- a CDS encoding MarR family winged helix-turn-helix transcriptional regulator, encoding MDSPPVPPPDLDATVDDLTLAVGQLVRRLRAQGNPNALSLSQLSALARLEQQGAMTTADLARADSMKPQSMGAVLASLEQEGLVERRPHPTDGRQILFALTPHGLDERRQRGLAKRAWLLAAMTRLSPQERSALVAAIPLIRQLSEG
- a CDS encoding putative bifunctional diguanylate cyclase/phosphodiesterase, producing MDQAHPSNQSRRPQKAILALNLAGYGVGALTILGYAWIGLLQPIVAAAYFGIGALVNIGLYAWIQRLSDEAVRAKSFPTYVFLLLNVGVQLGFAVWQPQIAFFAMLILIGIVPIEVLRFRRRQIAFMYGLIAVMTLIALLLSDGRWSIPSEGWPQKALLWVAFTEALAFSLATQIVKERYSRKLVQHTEKIRDEFKTFRTIAFRDDLTGLANRRAFMQQLAATLVRHPSQALAVGMIDLDRFKIVNDRLGHAVGDQLLAEVGKRLRGVLRQHDLLARLGGDEFVVMLTHYTSLDQLRTVADRLVKSMEQEFVVQGHALQIGLSLGIVIQQQAQPVDALTLMRRADLAMYAAKENGRQQFRFFDQHMEDALQERDRKLNWVLEALRDRRLELHYQPILSFEHRSAPDDVGIRGAEALLRLRDENGVHSAAAFESVLDDELIGVPVGRFVLSAALEQAQRWHAQGRDIPISINISPRHFLDPQFLSDLRSALERHPQCPPDRLILEVTEHGSELDSRMAGFVVSRCRHLGVRVALDDFGTGSASLTHLQQLEVSAVKIDRSFTRDLFTSGAGLSITYGLLRTAALMGLSVVAEGVSTPQHALALASMSCRRFQGYAIARPMTAEAMEAWLADWRRHLPWAELLGQQAQLSPDAIHALVQHNNTALHAERGTLNTAERRQLMMTDAQALCALGRWCHHSAGQYSNRPGFLRLVREHHVFHTRLREELADAGPDAEPVKIKTLGEQSRLIRHQFWNLILLGVDAAADAATAFDSAFDPTPTESGETASGPTALTLVR
- a CDS encoding putative bifunctional diguanylate cyclase/phosphodiesterase, with protein sequence MPTRRSRGGAMPPRPNMTQRAPDPAPDPASAPPTSLLTRTLAGYVLYTGLLLAYAGMGLLPWLAAVGYGLLGATVNLALLNGMLYFPRGRSGADAFPATLYLLLNVGLQALFFALLPRVGGLFVLPLIALVPVAALHVRRMQIAASLLLMLGLTGAAIMLTPGHIELPMDGDAQRALAWAALLAALAFGATLMMTIEGFNRLLIQDNLRLSKAFKALRRYALRDELTGLANRRIFLDHLNDLMRRHPGQALSIGLMDLDRFKSVNDRLGHVIGDQLLIAVGQRLRGVLREGDLLARFGGDEFVVLLPGYSTEQQLSFIAKRLVDCIEEPFHIQGNSLQIGLSLGLVVQQHDAPVDAETLVRRADMAMYAAKKNGRQQYRLFDQQMEDAMQERHRKLQWVQAALRDNRLELQYQPILSFGSGAVRIDGAEALLRLRDSAGLHRAATFEAVLDDDTLSVAVGRFVLATAMRQADAWFGAGRPLQISVNISPRHFLDPQFLSDLRSVLAQHPQCPPKLLALELTEHGSELDGAMARFMVAQCRQLGVQVILDDFGTGSASLIHLQQLEITSVKIDRSFTHDLFTSGAGLSISYGLLRIAELMALEVIGEGVSSAQHALALASMGCRRFQGYAISPPLSLSDFEIWLAHWPELIPWTASIGQQPSLPAEAIQALVWHNAVALRAQQDTLSDSERQLLLKPNAALHSELGLWCQAHQSLYGDRPAFLRLIRELHIFHTRLREQLSTKSPIDPAQAAQLKAHSRVVRHQFWNLVLVSIPSVAASDGRSADPTTPEHGDTASQRPTVPE
- the purT gene encoding formate-dependent phosphoribosylglycinamide formyltransferase, with the protein product MTTIGTPLSRAATRVLLLGAGELGKEVLIALQRLGVETIAVDRYDHAPGQQVAHHARTLSMTDPEALRALILQEKPHLVVPEIEAIATPVLEELEAAGVVTVIPTARAARLTMNREGIRRLAAEELGLATSPYAFADSLEELQAAIDGGIGYPCVVKPVMSSSGKGQSKLDGPADVRPAWEAAMSGGRVAQSRVIVEGFINFDYEITQLTVRSVGGDGAVRTDFCEPIGHVQVAGDYVESWQPHPMHPVALQRSRDMARRITEALGGRGIFGVELFVKGDQVWFSEVSPRPHDTGLVTLMTQWQSEFELHARAILGLPVDPSLKTAGASAVIYGGVEARGVRYEGVEAALAIPGTDLRLFGKPESFVKRRMGVALARAESTDDARQKAKRAAQLVRVVAAD